CAAGGTCGCCCAGTCCACGCGGGTCGAACCGCCCCGGTAGGATGCGGACCGCAGCGTCGACTTCGCCCTGGTCATTGAAACGGTACACATCGAGTACCGGTTTGCCGCGCAAAGTCGCCTTGGCCAGTTCCGCATCGCCTAACGGGCGGGTTTCGCGCACACCGTTATAGACGCGTTGGGCCATGTGAAATTTAAGGTTTTTGGCGGCAGCCTGACCGGAAAGGTCGGCGAGCACCGCCAGCACCCGATGCTCGGCGGTGAGGTTTACCGTCCCTTCGCCGGTTACCAGGGCAAGTTGTTCGTCGCCCAGGCGTACGCTCCGCAATCTCTGCGGTGCAAAGCGCGGTGTTTTGGCTTCGATAATCCAGCTACGGATATTCTGCTCCGCCAACAAGTCTGCGATGTTCGTCAATCGCTCCCGTTTGCCTTCGGCAATGCAGTTGCATCCGCGTCCGATAAGGCGTTGCCGCAGGATATAACCATCGAGATCAAACTTGCGCGCCAGCAGCGGGCGGAGTTCCGCAAGCCCCTGGTGGTCGGCGGCGACGCTGCGGGCGATGAGCTGGTATGTGGGGTCGGACTGAGACATAAAAAAATCTTTCGCTGCGGTTGTGATTCGGCGAGCACCTTTTATACCGTGAGCTCTTGTGGGGGATCAAGGACTTTGCGTCAAACCGTTTCATACGGGGTCGGAGGAATTGTCTTGGTGGCCCGGTTTGTGCTAGTCTTGCAGCGCGAATTTTACTACATCCCAGGAGAACAATTTATGGCTACAACCGCGGATTTAAAACGTAATCTGGTGATCCAGATCGACAATGCCCCCTGTCTGGTGCTCGATGTGAACACCCAGACTCCCTCGGCCCGGGGCGGCAGTACCTTGATCAAAACCAAGTACCGGAATCTGCTGACCGGTCAGGTGCTCGAGAAGGCCTTCAAGGGGGGCGAGCGCATCGAAGATGCCGATTTTGAGCGGCGCAAGGGCCAGTTTTTGTATGCCATCGACGAGCAGGGCGTATTTATGGACCTTGAAAGTTACGATCAGTATGAGCTCGGCGGGGATATGTACGAAGATATCCGCGGTTACCTGGTCGACGGCATGGAGCTGCAGATGGGCGTGTTCCAGGGACAGGTGGTCAGTATCGATCTGCCCCAGACGGTGGAATTGACCGTGGTCGAAACCGCGCCGGCCCTGAAAAACGCCACGGCCACCGCCCAGACCAAAGAAGCGGTTCTGGAGACCGGTCTGCGTCTGCAGGTGCCCCCGTATCTGGAATCCGGCGAACGCATCAAGGTCGATACCCGCGAGTGCCGTTTTATCTCCAGGGCTTGATGGCCTTTCGAAATAGTCGAAATTCGCCGTAGAGGCTGCAGGGTAAAGGCATGAGACGCATGCTTGTTATTCGTTTGCTTTGCGGTCGATCGGGTTTTACATGCAACCATGACAAGAGGAGGATGTTATGCCTGTTTCCGTGTTTCGCGTAGTCCGGGAATTTCGCGAATACGTTATCAGCCAGGGTGAGGACTGGGAAAATTGGTATATCGGTATAGCTGTTGATCCCAGTGATCGCCTTGCCGACGATCACCTGGTCAAGTTCGGTCAGGATCGTTGGTTCTGTCGCGAAGCGTACACCCCGCAGGAGGCGCAGGAGGCCAAAGCCAAGCTGGTCGACGATTACGGTATGGATAGCAACGACGAGCTGGACGAAAAGACGGGCTTATTCGTGTACGGCTACAAAAAGGCGCCCCATACCCAGCCCTGACCGATGGGCGCATGGGTTTTCGGGGGGATATTCTCTACCCCGGAACTATCGTTTTTACAGGCAATATAAAAAAGGCCGCTCCCGGGGGAGCGGCCTTTTTGCACACTGTTTGTAGCCTGCTGCTTACAGAGGCAACAGTTTTTTGCCGTACACTTCGTTGATGACCTGAGCCAGGCCGGTGTAGATGGCGCTGAGGCCGCAGAAGATACCTTCGTAGCCGGCAATGTGGCCGATGGTGTGACGCAGTTCGCCGGTGAGGGTGTGCTCGTAAGCGAGCAGGAAGAACAGGATGGTCAGCGTGCCGAAGACCACCTGCAGGGCGCGGGTCAGTTTGAAGGTGCCGATGAACAGAACCAGGGTGAACAAACCCCACATGAACAGATAGGCGGTAAGGCCGGCATCGTCAACAGCCACGGCTTTGCCGAAGCCCATGTCGGGCAGAATCCAGAGACCTACCAGGGTCAACCAGAACATGCCGTAGGAAGTGAATGCGGTGGTTGCGAAAGTGTTGCCTTTTTTCCACTCCATGATGCCGGCGATTACCTGAGCGGCGCCGCCATAGAAGATGCCCATGGTCAGGATCATGGCGCTGAGGCCGATGATGTTGGCGTTGTGCAGGTTGAGCAGCACGGTGGTCATGCCGAAGCCCATAAGGCCCAGAGGTGCGGGATTCGCGGTTTTGTCGACGATCGAGAGCTGATCTGCCATTGTTTTGTTTCCTCCCAGAAAAATATAGGTTTTGCCGGCGACGGGGGCCGGCACGAATGATGGTCTCCGTCTTATGTGTAGAACCGTGTTTGTCGAATCGCGGAATTATTATTTAGAATGAGGCGCGAAGTCAAGTCCCCAGTGTCTTAAAATGGCTTACAATATGGTATACGTTTTTGTTTCAAGGAATCTGTAACGACCTGATGTACGGTTGAAAATTGTTTCGGTACGGTTCGCTCCACGGATGTCCCCGGCAAAGGTTGACCGTCGGCGGACGGGCTTGCTACTCTCCTTTGTTACAGGTGGCGCCGGGCCGGCGATTGTCGGTACGGTATGGTTTGCCTGCAGTTTCAACCT
This DNA window, taken from Syntrophotalea carbinolica DSM 2380, encodes the following:
- a CDS encoding acetate uptake transporter, translating into MADQLSIVDKTANPAPLGLMGFGMTTVLLNLHNANIIGLSAMILTMGIFYGGAAQVIAGIMEWKKGNTFATTAFTSYGMFWLTLVGLWILPDMGFGKAVAVDDAGLTAYLFMWGLFTLVLFIGTFKLTRALQVVFGTLTILFFLLAYEHTLTGELRHTIGHIAGYEGIFCGLSAIYTGLAQVINEVYGKKLLPL
- a CDS encoding elongation factor P, whose protein sequence is MATTADLKRNLVIQIDNAPCLVLDVNTQTPSARGGSTLIKTKYRNLLTGQVLEKAFKGGERIEDADFERRKGQFLYAIDEQGVFMDLESYDQYELGGDMYEDIRGYLVDGMELQMGVFQGQVVSIDLPQTVELTVVETAPALKNATATAQTKEAVLETGLRLQVPPYLESGERIKVDTRECRFISRA